One Setaria italica strain Yugu1 chromosome I, Setaria_italica_v2.0, whole genome shotgun sequence DNA window includes the following coding sequences:
- the LOC101785402 gene encoding inorganic pyrophosphatase 2, translating into MAASNGAPLVVFDFDKTIVDCDSDNWVVDSLGATRRFDDLLRHLPWNHAIDAMMGELHAEGRTAEDVAACLRAAPLSPHVAAAIESAHARGCELRVLSDANAFFIETVLAHHGLAGYFSGTDTNPAHVDGAGRLRIRPYHEFAAPAPGHGCALPSCPPNMCKGKVMERILQEEEEAAVAARRRRRAVVYLGDGRGDYCPSLKLREGDYVMPRAGYPVCDLIGGAPPAAAVREWDGFEDLARVLLGIVDDEIARAAVTTTTEQDDAAAMNAAVVGAVVVPDCRALPARQEAALLPQAVRVPN; encoded by the exons ATGGCGGCGAGCAATGGCGCCCCCCTGGTGGTGTTCGACTTCGACAAGACCATCGTCGACTGCGACAGCGACAACTGGGTCGTCGACTCCctcggcgccacccgccgcttcgacgacctcctccgccacctcccATGGAACCACGCCATC GACGCGATGATGGGGGAGCTGCACGCGGAGGGCAGGACGGCGGAGGACGTCGCGGCCTGCCTCCGGGCGGCGCCGCTGTCCCCGCACGTCGCGGCGGCCATCGAGTCCGCGCACGCGCGCGGGTGCGAGCTCCGGGTCCTCAGCGACGCCAACGCCTTCTTCATCGAGACCGTCCTCGCGCACCACGGCCTCGCCGGGTACTTCTCCGGCACCGACACCAACCCGGCCCACGTCGacggcgccggccgcctccgcatCCGCCCCTACCACGAgttcgccgccccggcccccggccacgGCTGCGCGCTCCCCTCCTGCCCGCCCAACATGTGCAAG GGCAAGGTGATGGAGCGGATcctccaagaagaagaagaggcggcggtggcggcgaggcggcgtcgGAGAGCGGTGGTGTACCTCGGCGACGGCCGGGGGGACTACTGCCCGTCCCTAAAGCTGCGGGAGGGCGACTACGTGATGCCGCGGGCGGGGTACCCCGTGTGCGACCTCATCgggggggcgccgccggccgccgccgtgcgcgagTGGGACGGCTTCGAGGACCTCGCCAGAGTGCTGCTCGGCATCGTCGACGACGAgatcgcccgcgccgccgtgacgacgacgacggaacAGGATGATGCCGCCGCTATgaacgccgccgtcgtcggcgcggTCGTCGTGCCGGACTGCCGCGCGCTGCCGGCGCGTCAGGAGGCGGCGCTCCTGCCGCAGGCGGTCCGCGTGCCCAACtga